The Puntigrus tetrazona isolate hp1 chromosome 16, ASM1883169v1, whole genome shotgun sequence genome includes a region encoding these proteins:
- the pou3f1 gene encoding POU domain, class 3, transcription factor 1, giving the protein MATTAQYIPRNNSLPSNPLMHPDSDRMHQGTTYREVQKMMHHEYLQGLATNTGHPMSLTHHQWLPTSNTDWTSGTHIGQAEHNKGSVQSREDLGNGYHRSHLVHQPTQNSHHGSWAPTTTHHLSPLSPASNGHQSLVYSQTGYTMLSPQPSLHHGLRDPLHDDAGSHDNQMESPQQPFSHHQDHSDEDAPSSDDLEQFAKQFKQRRIKLGFTQADVGLALGTLYGNVFSQTTICRFEALQLSFKNMCKLKPLLNKWLEETDSNTGSPTNLDKIAAQGRKRKKRTSIEVGVKGALENHFLKCPKPSAHEITTLAGTLQLEKEVVRVWFCNRRQKEKRMTPVGFPHPTMEDVYSQAETPPLHHTLQSPVQ; this is encoded by the coding sequence ATGGCGACAACAGCTCAGTATATTCCGCGGAATAACTCATTGCCTTCGAACCCGCTAATGCATCCGGATTCGGACAGGATGCACCAGGGGACGACCTACAGAGAGGTGCAGAAAATGATGCACCACGAGTACTTACAAGGGCTAGCGACCAACACGGGACATCCGATGAGCCTAACGCACCACCAGTGGCTGCCCACCTCCAACACCGACTGGACCAGCGGCACCCACATCGGACAGGCGGAGCACAACAAAGGCAGCGTGCAGAGCAGGGAAGACCTGGGGAACGGCTATCACAGATCGCATCTGGTCCACCAGCCGACGCAAAACAGCCACCACGGATCATGGGCGCCGACCACAACGCACCACTTATCCCCGCTCTCGCCCGCCTCCAACGGTCACCAGTCGCTGGTCTACTCTCAGACGGGCTACACCATGTTAAGCCCCCAGCCGTCGCTGCACCACGGCTTGCGGGACCCGCTCCACGACGACGCGGGGAGCCACGACAACCAGATGGAGTCGCCTCAGCAGCCGTTCAGCCACCATCAGGACCACTCGGACGAAGACGCCCCGAGCTCCGACGACCTGGAGCAGTTCGCCAAACAGTTCAAGCAGAGGCGCATCAAACTTGGTTTTACGCAGGCGGACGTGGGCTTAGCGCTCGGCACGCTCTACGGAAACGTCTTTTCCCAGACCACCATCTGTAGATTTGAGGCTCTGCAGCTGAGTTTCAAGAACATGTGCAAACTTAAGCCTCTGCTTAACAAATGGCTCGAGGAGACAGATTCAAACACGGGCAGCCCAACGAATTTGGACAAGATCGCAGCACAGGGCCGGAAACGAAAGAAGAGGACCTCCATCGAAGTCGGAGTCAAAGGGGCACTGGAAAACCATTTCTTAAAGTGCCCCAAGCCCTCCGCCCACGAAATCACCACTTTAGCTGGCACTCTGCAGTTGGAAAAAGAGGTTGTGCGCGTGTGGTTTTGCaacagaagacagaaagagaaaagaatgacGCCGGTGGGGTTCCCTCATCCGACCATGGAGGACGTATACTCACAAGCGGAGACACCCCCTCTCCATCACACGCTACAGAGTCCTGTCCAGTGA